A single genomic interval of Oceanithermus profundus DSM 14977 harbors:
- a CDS encoding phosphoribosyltransferase, whose translation MNKVILDWNDITRLAGKLIAQLNPEDYDVVLAITRGGMIPGALVSEAMDLRNVMTAAVMFYQGEQQALEEPHFLQFPGDALLIGKRVLIVDDVWDSGKTALAVRERVAQAGGAPTVAVLHYKPKFSHFPEDAPDFYGEETDAWIVYPWDPERSREWGP comes from the coding sequence ATGAACAAGGTCATCCTCGATTGGAACGACATCACCCGGCTCGCGGGCAAGCTGATCGCCCAGCTGAACCCCGAAGACTACGACGTGGTGCTCGCCATCACCCGCGGCGGCATGATCCCCGGGGCGCTCGTCAGCGAAGCGATGGACCTGCGCAATGTCATGACCGCGGCGGTTATGTTCTACCAGGGCGAGCAGCAGGCCCTCGAAGAACCCCATTTCCTGCAGTTCCCGGGCGACGCGCTGCTGATCGGAAAGCGCGTCCTCATCGTGGACGACGTCTGGGACTCCGGAAAGACGGCGCTGGCGGTGCGGGAGCGGGTCGCTCAGGCGGGCGGGGCGCCGACGGTGGCCGTGCTGCACTACAAGCCCAAGTTCAGCCACTTTCCCGAAGACGCCCCCGACTTCTATGGCGAGGAGACCGACGCCTGGATCGTCTACCCCTGGGATCCGGAAAGGTCCCGGGAATGGGGTCCCTGA
- a CDS encoding replication-associated recombination protein A — translation MSLFTPRAPLAERLRPRTLDEVVGQEHLTGPGKPLRVMLENGRLASMIFWGPPGTGKTTLARILANGVDARFVAMSAVSAGVKEVREAVKQAQEAVSAGRPTVLFLDEVHRFNKAQQDALLPHVESGLLTLIGATTENPSFEVNPALRSRARVYVLKALGEDDLMRVLERALISSEGLPEAEAEEEALRLIAAAAMGDARRALNALELAAELGGGRVTLDAAREALGAGQPVFDKGGEAFYDLISALHKSVRGSHVDAALYYLARMLAGGVDPLYVGRRLVRMASEDVGLADPGALRQALAAVEAYQLLGSPEGELALAQATVYLALAPKSNSVYRAFAAARRAVETHPDAEVPLHLRNAPTKLMKELGYSRGYAYYHDDPEGSFAQAYLPEPLEPMRFFDPRGEGWERKVAERYRELRQRFSAARRKEPPDPAR, via the coding sequence ATGAGCCTCTTCACCCCCCGCGCCCCCCTGGCCGAACGCCTGCGCCCCCGGACGCTCGACGAGGTGGTGGGGCAGGAACACCTGACGGGCCCGGGCAAACCCCTGCGGGTCATGCTCGAGAACGGCCGCCTCGCCTCGATGATCTTCTGGGGACCGCCGGGCACCGGCAAGACGACGCTGGCGCGCATCCTCGCGAACGGGGTCGACGCCCGCTTCGTCGCCATGAGCGCGGTGAGCGCCGGGGTGAAGGAGGTGCGCGAGGCCGTCAAGCAAGCGCAGGAGGCCGTGAGCGCAGGGCGGCCGACCGTCCTCTTCCTCGACGAGGTGCACCGCTTCAACAAGGCCCAGCAGGACGCCCTGCTGCCCCACGTGGAGTCGGGGTTGCTGACCCTGATCGGGGCGACGACCGAGAACCCCTCGTTCGAGGTGAACCCGGCGCTGCGCTCGCGGGCGCGGGTCTACGTGCTGAAGGCGCTGGGCGAGGACGACCTGATGCGGGTGCTCGAGCGCGCCCTGATCAGCTCCGAGGGCCTGCCCGAGGCCGAGGCCGAGGAGGAGGCGCTGCGCCTCATCGCCGCCGCGGCCATGGGCGACGCGCGCCGGGCCCTGAACGCGCTCGAACTGGCCGCCGAGCTGGGCGGCGGGCGCGTCACCCTCGATGCCGCCCGCGAGGCCCTGGGGGCGGGCCAGCCCGTCTTCGACAAGGGCGGCGAGGCCTTCTACGACCTGATCAGCGCCCTGCACAAGAGCGTGCGCGGCTCGCACGTGGACGCCGCGCTCTACTACCTGGCGCGCATGCTCGCCGGCGGCGTGGACCCGCTCTACGTGGGCCGCCGGCTGGTGCGGATGGCCAGCGAGGACGTGGGCCTGGCCGACCCGGGAGCGCTCCGGCAGGCGCTGGCGGCGGTCGAGGCTTACCAGCTCCTCGGCAGCCCCGAGGGCGAGCTGGCGCTGGCCCAGGCCACGGTCTACCTGGCGCTGGCGCCCAAGTCGAACTCGGTCTACCGCGCCTTTGCGGCCGCGCGGCGCGCGGTGGAGACCCACCCCGACGCCGAGGTGCCGCTGCACCTGCGCAACGCCCCCACCAAACTGATGAAGGAGCTGGGCTACAGCCGGGGGTACGCCTACTACCACGACGACCCCGAGGGCAGCTTCGCCCAGGCCTACCTGCCCGAACCCCTCGAGCCCATGCGTTTCTTCGACCCCCGCGGCGAGGGCTGGGAACGCAAGGTGGCCGAGCGCTACCGCGAGCTGCGCCAGCGCTTTAGCGCCGCCCGGCGCAAGGAGCCGCCGGACCCCGCCCGCTGA
- a CDS encoding c-type cytochrome → MKKGILIALLLAGLAVAEELPKGPGVDLVYAKCQICHDLTYPLQNAGLSEADWEGIVDDMIDYGAPINEEERAAIIKYLATYLGPNPPPAEEAAASEAPAGVDGKAAYAANCAGCHQAEGQGVPGAFPPLKGNPVLVKDATYPALVVLFGLQGKIEVNGAAYNGAMPPLGHLDDATVAALVNYLLQEFNEELLPKDFKPLDAATVAELRKKALTPKQVQAFRQKLLNGE, encoded by the coding sequence ATGAAAAAAGGGATCTTGATCGCACTCCTGCTCGCCGGCCTGGCCGTGGCCGAGGAGCTCCCCAAGGGACCCGGCGTCGATCTGGTCTACGCCAAGTGCCAGATCTGCCACGACCTCACCTACCCCCTGCAGAACGCGGGCCTCAGCGAAGCCGACTGGGAAGGCATCGTCGACGACATGATCGACTACGGGGCCCCCATCAACGAGGAGGAGCGGGCCGCCATCATCAAGTACCTGGCCACCTACCTCGGCCCCAACCCGCCCCCGGCCGAGGAGGCCGCCGCGTCTGAGGCCCCCGCCGGTGTCGACGGCAAGGCCGCCTACGCGGCCAACTGCGCGGGCTGCCACCAGGCCGAGGGGCAGGGGGTGCCGGGCGCCTTCCCGCCGCTCAAGGGGAACCCGGTGCTGGTGAAGGACGCCACCTACCCGGCGCTGGTGGTGCTCTTCGGGCTGCAGGGCAAGATCGAGGTGAACGGGGCCGCCTACAACGGGGCGATGCCTCCTCTCGGCCACCTGGACGACGCGACGGTGGCGGCGCTGGTCAACTACCTGCTGCAGGAATTCAACGAAGAGCTGCTGCCCAAGGACTTCAAGCCGCTGGACGCCGCAACGGTCGCCGAGCTGCGCAAGAAGGCGCTGACGCCGAAACAGGTGCAGGCGTTCCGGCAGAAGCTGTTGAACGGCGAGTAG
- a CDS encoding 2'-5' RNA ligase family protein → MYGILAWPPDDLSEWMQQLSEAHGVSGYGPPHLNLRQPFKWRWSQEALRRGVEGILRGHEPFRVRLGDWRTFGGGVVYLRAYGGGPFQRLYHALEPLAEPEQEIEGPSYIPHLTLALGLSDEEARELAAKLPPPPRKSFTVREVALVTDDDGGDLIEIARLPLGGLENQETSRPA, encoded by the coding sequence GTGTACGGCATCCTGGCGTGGCCTCCCGACGACCTGAGCGAATGGATGCAGCAACTCTCCGAAGCGCACGGCGTTTCCGGCTACGGCCCGCCCCACCTCAACCTGCGCCAGCCCTTCAAGTGGCGCTGGAGCCAGGAGGCGCTGCGACGGGGCGTCGAGGGCATCCTGCGCGGCCACGAGCCCTTTCGGGTGCGCCTGGGCGACTGGCGCACCTTCGGCGGCGGCGTCGTCTACCTGCGCGCCTACGGGGGCGGCCCCTTCCAGCGCCTGTACCATGCGCTCGAGCCCCTGGCCGAGCCCGAGCAGGAGATCGAGGGCCCCAGCTACATCCCCCACCTGACGCTGGCCCTGGGCCTCAGCGACGAGGAGGCCCGGGAGCTGGCGGCGAAGCTGCCGCCGCCGCCGCGCAAGTCGTTCACCGTCCGTGAGGTCGCCCTCGTGACCGACGACGACGGGGGCGACCTCATCGAGATCGCCCGGCTGCCGCTGGGCGGCCTCGAAAACCAAGAAACGAGCCGCCCGGCCTGA
- a CDS encoding ATP cone domain-containing protein, which translates to MPEIYVTTSRGMRWPFSKGLVIESLVNAGVELSVADEIAHAIERSLRASGATQIASEELKRRMTEAVAERLGPEAAARVARQTQSFEEILVEDEHGERPFSKGLLVRSLEEAGFSLREAHALAKQVEQRLRQAGKVRIEADELEDFVAQIIKEQYGKDARKRYQKRLEYGGGIFVVEPGGEPRVPFSKGILSQSLMAAGLTPDRAYRLAREVERELIRDGRRVVGRDELRERVARLLERRIGEEVAERYRVLRAVRRLERPMHILIGGVSGVGKSTLAASLAYRLGITRMTSSDSVREILRATTTRDLVPTLHTSSFDAWKALAEVLGLEGEPGDEVVLQGFRDQVARVSVGIRAIQERNARERTSVVIEGVHVVPGFLSHPLQSEVVQIPMLVVVRDEKLHRDRFRLRERETSGRRPVDKYLANFGALRMIQDHLEALARAMGVPVIPGDNLDKAVDKGLEVITERFHDLFRAQERDGARA; encoded by the coding sequence ATGCCGGAGATCTACGTGACCACCTCGCGCGGGATGCGCTGGCCTTTTTCCAAGGGGCTGGTCATCGAGTCGCTCGTCAACGCCGGCGTCGAGTTGAGCGTCGCCGACGAGATCGCCCACGCGATCGAGCGCTCGCTGCGCGCGAGCGGGGCGACGCAGATCGCCAGCGAGGAGCTGAAGCGGCGCATGACCGAGGCCGTCGCCGAGCGCCTCGGCCCCGAAGCCGCCGCGCGGGTGGCGCGGCAGACGCAGAGTTTCGAAGAAATCCTCGTCGAGGACGAGCACGGCGAGCGCCCCTTCTCGAAGGGGTTGTTGGTGCGCAGCCTCGAGGAGGCCGGCTTTTCGCTGCGCGAGGCGCACGCGCTGGCCAAGCAGGTGGAGCAGCGCCTGCGCCAGGCGGGGAAGGTGCGCATCGAGGCCGACGAACTCGAGGATTTCGTCGCCCAGATCATCAAGGAGCAGTACGGCAAGGACGCCCGCAAGCGCTACCAGAAGCGGCTCGAGTACGGGGGCGGCATCTTCGTGGTCGAGCCCGGCGGGGAGCCCCGGGTGCCCTTTTCCAAAGGAATCCTTTCCCAGTCGCTGATGGCCGCTGGGCTCACGCCCGACCGCGCCTACCGTCTGGCGCGCGAGGTCGAGCGCGAACTGATCCGCGACGGGCGCCGGGTCGTGGGGCGCGACGAACTGCGCGAGCGGGTGGCCCGCCTGCTGGAGCGCCGCATCGGTGAGGAGGTCGCCGAGCGCTACCGGGTGCTGCGCGCGGTGCGCCGGCTCGAGCGCCCCATGCACATCCTCATCGGCGGCGTGAGCGGCGTGGGCAAGAGCACCCTCGCCGCCTCGCTGGCCTACCGGCTGGGCATCACCCGCATGACCTCGAGCGACTCGGTGCGCGAGATCTTGCGCGCCACCACGACCCGCGACCTGGTGCCCACCCTGCACACCTCTTCGTTCGACGCCTGGAAGGCGCTGGCCGAGGTGCTGGGGCTCGAGGGCGAACCCGGGGACGAGGTGGTCCTCCAGGGGTTCCGCGACCAGGTGGCCCGGGTGAGCGTGGGCATCCGCGCCATTCAGGAGCGCAACGCCCGCGAGCGCACCTCGGTGGTCATCGAGGGGGTGCACGTCGTTCCGGGCTTCCTCAGCCACCCGCTGCAGTCGGAGGTGGTGCAGATCCCCATGCTCGTGGTGGTGCGCGACGAAAAGCTCCACCGCGACCGTTTCCGCCTGCGCGAGCGCGAGACCTCGGGCCGGCGGCCGGTGGACAAGTACCTGGCCAACTTCGGGGCGCTGCGGATGATCCAGGACCACCTCGAGGCCCTCGCCCGGGCGATGGGCGTGCCGGTGATTCCCGGCGACAACCTCGACAAGGCCGTGGACAAGGGGCTCGAGGTCATCACCGAACGCTTCCACGACCTGTTCCGCGCCCAAGAGCGCGACGGTGCGCGCGCATGA
- a CDS encoding sulfite oxidase: MKEQQATGMTRRDLFKRAGAASAALGFFPVVTRFARAQAAPKANEVVIGKDPRLIVHNSKTGVLETPLDILREYEVTPKQFLYIRNNQVLEGGKTNEPIPLEGWPVEIVGMVLRPAHFDASVLKDLPQHEVKMVLQCSGNGRSFFAKYGAKAKGTQWGHGGMGQTVWKGPKLVDVLAHFKVEPHEAAQFLTVNGRDLPPKTGGRPDFEHSLPWSNDPETDWIGRDVMENAILAIEMNGEPIPAVHGGPVRLIVPGYYGTMNVKWVGQIRFEARESYNYNQVFRYRVPLYPVEPGQYDKKKQGFENSRPNWHQKVKAVVFAPLDGEQVKAGTVKFWGVAWNDGVQPIEQVLVSKDQGKTWVSAKITAPDSPYAWYKWEIYLPMSAGEHEVWVRAIDRWGRAQPLDGVVDWNPSGYEWNGADKIKVKVS, translated from the coding sequence ATGAAGGAGCAGCAAGCAACCGGTATGACCCGCAGGGACCTTTTCAAGCGCGCCGGTGCGGCTTCGGCGGCGCTCGGCTTCTTTCCGGTCGTCACGCGGTTCGCCCGCGCCCAGGCCGCGCCCAAGGCCAACGAGGTGGTGATCGGCAAGGACCCGCGCCTGATCGTGCACAACTCCAAGACCGGCGTGCTGGAGACCCCGCTCGACATCCTGCGCGAGTACGAGGTCACCCCGAAGCAGTTCCTCTACATCCGCAACAACCAGGTGCTCGAAGGCGGCAAGACCAACGAGCCCATCCCCCTCGAGGGCTGGCCCGTGGAGATCGTGGGCATGGTGCTGCGCCCCGCCCACTTCGACGCCAGCGTCCTCAAGGACCTGCCCCAGCACGAGGTGAAGATGGTGCTCCAGTGCTCGGGCAACGGCCGCAGCTTCTTCGCCAAGTATGGCGCCAAGGCCAAGGGCACCCAGTGGGGGCACGGCGGCATGGGCCAGACCGTCTGGAAGGGGCCCAAGCTCGTTGACGTGCTCGCGCACTTCAAGGTGGAGCCCCACGAGGCGGCGCAGTTCCTCACGGTCAACGGCCGCGACCTGCCGCCCAAGACCGGGGGCCGCCCCGACTTCGAGCACAGCCTTCCCTGGTCGAACGACCCCGAGACCGACTGGATCGGCCGCGACGTGATGGAGAACGCCATCCTCGCCATCGAGATGAACGGCGAGCCCATTCCCGCGGTGCACGGCGGCCCGGTGCGCCTGATCGTGCCCGGCTACTACGGCACGATGAACGTCAAGTGGGTCGGCCAGATCCGCTTCGAAGCCCGCGAGAGCTACAACTACAACCAGGTCTTCCGCTACCGGGTTCCCCTCTACCCGGTCGAACCCGGCCAGTACGACAAGAAGAAGCAGGGCTTCGAGAACTCGCGCCCCAACTGGCACCAGAAGGTGAAGGCCGTGGTCTTCGCCCCCCTCGACGGCGAGCAGGTGAAGGCCGGCACGGTCAAGTTCTGGGGCGTGGCCTGGAACGACGGCGTGCAGCCGATCGAGCAGGTCCTCGTCTCCAAGGATCAGGGAAAGACCTGGGTCTCGGCCAAGATCACCGCGCCCGACAGCCCTTACGCCTGGTACAAGTGGGAGATCTACCTGCCCATGAGCGCCGGCGAGCACGAGGTCTGGGTCCGCGCCATCGATCGCTGGGGCCGCGCCCAGCCGCTCGACGGTGTGGTGGACTGGAACCCCTCGGGTTACGAGTGGAACGGCGCCGACAAGATCAAGGTGAAGGTAAGCTAA
- a CDS encoding S41 family peptidase — translation MMRSLLLTLVLASGLAAAAAPDYLTRFDQAWRLVDEFYWDEDHLGVDWRAIGERYRPQVAAAASWDEVYRLLDRMYGELGDDHSRVLAPDEARAALRGALCLPLPFPVERPQPPAPGPAAPAPEGDGPGSAAPDAPGGGAEAGWDPFSYRRLEDGIAYLRVPQLVEPDVARRLAEAVRGLESEGVQGYILDLRDNPGGLAYVMAEVAGVFMRGLPWRIVTRTKGVTPQPTLPFWGRPLTDKPLVVLINRNVNSAAEGLAGALKRAGRARLVGETTAGNTEVVLPYCFPDGGVAMLASGVLAPVGAPTWEGRGVEPDVAVADEGAQLEAAVKLLRTR, via the coding sequence ATGATGCGAAGCCTGCTCCTGACCCTCGTGCTGGCGTCGGGGCTGGCCGCCGCGGCGGCCCCCGACTACCTGACCCGGTTCGATCAGGCCTGGCGGCTCGTCGACGAGTTCTACTGGGACGAAGACCACCTGGGGGTCGACTGGCGGGCCATCGGCGAGCGCTACCGGCCGCAGGTGGCCGCGGCCGCCTCCTGGGACGAGGTCTACCGCCTGCTCGACCGCATGTACGGCGAGCTGGGGGACGACCACTCGCGCGTGCTCGCCCCCGACGAGGCCCGCGCCGCGTTGCGGGGGGCGCTGTGCCTGCCGCTGCCCTTTCCGGTCGAGCGGCCGCAGCCTCCGGCGCCCGGACCCGCGGCGCCCGCACCCGAAGGCGACGGCCCGGGCTCCGCGGCGCCCGACGCGCCGGGAGGGGGCGCGGAGGCGGGTTGGGATCCCTTCAGCTACCGCCGCCTCGAGGACGGCATCGCCTACCTGCGCGTTCCCCAGCTCGTGGAACCGGACGTCGCGCGGCGGCTGGCCGAGGCCGTGCGCGGCCTGGAGTCCGAAGGGGTCCAAGGCTACATCCTCGACCTGCGCGACAACCCGGGCGGCTTGGCCTACGTGATGGCCGAGGTGGCCGGCGTCTTCATGCGCGGCCTGCCCTGGCGCATCGTGACCCGCACCAAGGGGGTGACGCCGCAGCCCACGCTGCCCTTCTGGGGCCGGCCGCTGACCGACAAGCCCCTTGTGGTGCTGATCAACCGCAACGTCAACTCGGCGGCCGAGGGGTTGGCCGGAGCGTTGAAACGCGCCGGCCGCGCGCGGCTGGTGGGGGAGACGACGGCCGGCAACACCGAGGTGGTGCTGCCTTACTGCTTCCCCGACGGCGGCGTGGCCATGCTGGCCAGCGGGGTGCTGGCCCCTGTGGGGGCGCCCACCTGGGAGGGTCGGGGCGTCGAGCCCGACGTGGCGGTGGCCGACGAGGGGGCCCAGCTCGAAGCCGCCGTGAAGCTTTTGCGCACCCGCTAG
- the thrC gene encoding threonine synthase, giving the protein MRRPLLERYRDRLPVGPDTPIVSLLEGDTPLVPLKGPPEARERGVRLFAKYEGANPTGSFKDRGMTMAVSKAAEHGAAAVAAASTGNTAASAAAYAARAGMKAIVVLPAGYVAAGKVAQSLVHGARIVQVSGNFDDALRLVRELTERYPVTLVNSVNPFRIQGQKTLAFEVADELGRAPDYHALPVGNAGNITAHWMGYSELYEDGTLETRPRMLGFQAAGAAPIVRGEPVAEPKTVATAIRIGRPASWEGATRARDESGGAIEAVTDEEILRAYHYLAHGEGLFVEPASAAGLAGVWRWLREGRIEDGATVVLTLTGHGLKDPGTAEREVRLPDPVPPTLDAVARAAGL; this is encoded by the coding sequence GTGCGCCGCCCCCTGCTCGAACGCTACCGCGACCGCCTCCCCGTCGGTCCCGACACCCCGATCGTGAGCCTGCTCGAGGGCGACACCCCGCTGGTTCCGCTCAAGGGACCCCCCGAGGCCCGCGAACGCGGCGTGCGCCTCTTCGCCAAGTACGAGGGCGCGAACCCCACGGGCAGCTTCAAGGACCGCGGCATGACGATGGCCGTTAGCAAGGCCGCCGAGCACGGCGCCGCGGCCGTCGCCGCGGCCAGCACCGGCAACACCGCCGCCTCGGCCGCCGCTTACGCCGCGCGCGCGGGAATGAAGGCGATCGTCGTCCTCCCCGCCGGCTACGTGGCCGCCGGCAAGGTGGCCCAAAGCCTGGTGCACGGCGCGCGCATCGTCCAGGTGAGCGGCAACTTCGACGACGCCCTGCGCCTGGTGCGCGAGCTGACCGAACGCTATCCGGTCACCCTGGTCAACTCGGTCAACCCCTTCCGCATCCAGGGGCAGAAGACGCTCGCCTTCGAGGTGGCCGACGAGCTCGGCCGCGCCCCCGACTACCACGCGCTCCCCGTCGGCAACGCCGGCAACATCACCGCCCACTGGATGGGCTACTCCGAGCTCTATGAGGACGGCACCCTGGAAACCCGCCCCCGCATGCTCGGCTTCCAGGCGGCCGGCGCCGCCCCGATCGTGCGCGGCGAACCGGTGGCCGAACCCAAGACCGTGGCCACGGCCATCCGCATCGGCCGCCCCGCCAGCTGGGAGGGCGCCACCCGCGCCCGGGACGAGTCGGGCGGGGCCATCGAGGCGGTGACCGACGAGGAGATCCTGCGCGCCTACCACTACCTGGCGCACGGCGAGGGGCTGTTCGTGGAACCAGCTTCGGCCGCCGGCTTGGCCGGGGTCTGGCGCTGGCTGCGTGAAGGGCGGATCGAAGATGGCGCCACCGTGGTCCTCACCCTGACCGGCCATGGGCTCAAGGATCCGGGCACCGCCGAGCGCGAGGTGCGCCTGCCCGACCCCGTCCCCCCCACCCTGGACGCGGTGGCCCGGGCCGCGGGACTCTAG
- a CDS encoding aspartate kinase: MALIVQKYGGTSVGDLDRIHKVAQRIQHYREKGHDLIVVVSAMGRSTDELIALARRVNPRPEPRELDLLTTTGEQQSAALLALQLQALGLPARAFVQHQIGITTDGRYTNARIVEVRPGKILEAVRDGYVAVVGGFMGTTPEGELNTLGRGGSDTTAVALAAAVGAHEAEIFTDTDGVFTTDPHRIPAASKIDHIAYDPMIEMAALGAKVLHPRAVWYAKRYGVRLHVRSAFNFSKGTIVSEEAMKLDRPVTGVAIDEGQAQIGLVGIPDRPGIASRVFEKLAERGIAVDMIIQGVPGHDASRTQMAFTVPKDYAEDALEALRELTAEMGGEVTYNPAIAKVSIVGVALASTPGIPSRMFDAVARVGANIEMIATSEVRISVIIPAEFAEAAAREIHRTFGLDRTEEGNGE; encoded by the coding sequence ATGGCGCTCATCGTCCAGAAATACGGCGGCACCTCCGTGGGCGACCTGGACCGGATCCACAAGGTCGCCCAACGCATCCAGCACTACCGCGAAAAGGGGCACGACCTGATCGTCGTCGTCTCGGCCATGGGGCGCAGCACCGACGAGCTGATCGCCCTGGCCCGTCGGGTCAACCCCAGACCCGAGCCGCGCGAACTCGACCTGCTGACCACCACCGGCGAGCAGCAGTCGGCCGCGCTCCTGGCCTTGCAGCTCCAGGCGCTGGGCCTGCCGGCGCGCGCCTTCGTGCAGCACCAGATCGGGATCACCACCGACGGCCGCTACACCAACGCCCGCATCGTCGAGGTGCGCCCCGGCAAGATCCTGGAGGCCGTGCGCGACGGGTACGTCGCCGTCGTGGGCGGGTTCATGGGCACGACCCCCGAAGGCGAACTCAACACCCTGGGCCGCGGGGGGTCCGATACCACCGCGGTGGCGCTGGCCGCAGCGGTGGGCGCGCACGAAGCCGAGATCTTCACCGACACCGACGGCGTCTTCACCACCGATCCGCACCGTATTCCCGCGGCCAGCAAGATCGACCACATCGCCTACGACCCCATGATCGAGATGGCCGCGCTGGGCGCCAAGGTGCTGCACCCGCGCGCGGTCTGGTACGCCAAGCGCTACGGCGTGCGCCTGCACGTGCGCAGCGCCTTCAACTTCAGCAAGGGCACCATCGTATCGGAGGAAGCCATGAAACTCGACCGTCCCGTGACCGGAGTGGCCATCGACGAAGGTCAGGCCCAGATCGGCCTGGTGGGGATCCCCGACCGTCCCGGGATCGCCAGCCGCGTCTTCGAGAAGCTGGCCGAGCGCGGCATCGCCGTGGACATGATCATCCAGGGGGTGCCGGGGCACGACGCCAGCCGCACCCAGATGGCCTTCACCGTGCCCAAGGACTACGCCGAGGACGCGCTCGAGGCGTTGCGTGAACTCACCGCCGAGATGGGGGGCGAGGTGACCTACAACCCCGCGATCGCCAAGGTCTCGATCGTCGGGGTGGCGCTGGCCTCGACCCCGGGCATCCCCTCGCGCATGTTCGACGCGGTCGCGCGCGTGGGGGCGAACATCGAGATGATCGCGACCAGCGAGGTGCGCATCTCGGTCATCATCCCCGCCGAGTTCGCGGAGGCGGCCGCCCGCGAGATCCACCGCACCTTCGGTCTGGACCGCACCGAGGAAGGGAACGGCGAATGA
- a CDS encoding homoserine dehydrogenase — translation METLRIALLGAGTVGSGFVKLLDEHRGRFRALGLEPALTGILVRDPRKPRPGWVPEGLLTTDVGRVFEEVDVVVELMGGTERAGRLVLDALGQGLPVITANKALLAERWEELKPHAMEGLLYYEASVMAGTPVIEPLSGVLRGNRTLELHGILNGSTNYVIGRMEDGLGFAEALAEAQAKGFVEEDPFLDVGGIDAAHKLTVLARLAVDPDFSWEEVRAATRGIQELTREQIFEAEAEGKRIRLVASLVPNGGRWKASVRPVKLLADHPLAQAAQARNALLYRGDAVGEVLISGGGAGSAVTASAVVGDLLRMLEGYPGHPPLPEPVPVPDYEPEILEEA, via the coding sequence ATGGAAACGCTGCGCATCGCACTCCTTGGGGCGGGCACGGTTGGCAGCGGGTTCGTCAAGCTCCTCGACGAACACCGCGGGCGCTTCCGGGCGCTGGGCCTCGAGCCCGCCCTGACCGGCATCCTCGTGCGCGACCCCCGCAAACCGCGGCCCGGCTGGGTTCCGGAAGGGCTGCTGACCACCGACGTCGGGCGGGTCTTCGAGGAGGTCGACGTCGTCGTCGAACTCATGGGAGGCACCGAGCGTGCGGGGCGGCTGGTCCTCGACGCCCTGGGCCAGGGGCTGCCGGTGATCACCGCCAACAAGGCGCTCCTGGCGGAACGCTGGGAGGAGCTCAAACCCCACGCCATGGAGGGCCTCCTCTACTACGAGGCCAGCGTCATGGCGGGGACGCCCGTGATCGAACCGCTCTCCGGCGTGCTCCGCGGCAACCGCACGCTCGAGCTGCACGGAATCCTGAACGGCAGCACCAACTACGTCATCGGCCGCATGGAAGACGGCCTGGGCTTTGCCGAGGCCCTCGCCGAGGCGCAGGCCAAGGGCTTCGTCGAGGAGGACCCGTTCCTCGACGTCGGCGGCATCGACGCCGCCCACAAACTCACCGTGCTCGCCCGCCTCGCCGTCGACCCCGACTTTTCCTGGGAAGAGGTGCGCGCCGCCACCCGCGGCATCCAGGAGCTGACCCGCGAGCAGATCTTCGAGGCCGAGGCCGAGGGCAAACGCATCCGCCTGGTGGCGAGCCTGGTTCCCAACGGCGGCCGCTGGAAGGCTTCGGTGCGCCCGGTCAAGCTGCTGGCGGACCACCCGCTGGCCCAGGCGGCGCAGGCGCGCAACGCCCTGCTCTACCGGGGCGACGCCGTCGGCGAGGTCCTGATCAGCGGCGGGGGAGCCGGCAGCGCGGTAACGGCCAGCGCGGTCGTGGGCGACCTGCTGCGCATGCTCGAGGGTTACCCGGGCCACCCGCCGCTGCCCGAGCCCGTACCCGTGCCCGACTACGAGCCCGAGATCCTGGAGGAAGCCTGA